One genomic window of Nocardioides daphniae includes the following:
- a CDS encoding cystathionine gamma-synthase produces the protein MTEQQWDSAGFETRAIHAGYEPDEMTGAVIPPIYATSTYKQNGVGGMRGGYEYSRSANPTRTALEGALAAVERGAHGFAFASGLAAEDTIIRALCRPGDHVVLPNDAYGGTYRLFDKVAKVWGLDHTPAVVADPEAVRAAIEPGRTKLVWVETPTNPLLNVADIEALAAVAHEGGALLVVDNTFASPYLQQPLTLGADIVVHSTTKYVGGHSDVVGGAVVVNDAEVAEKIGFHQNSMGAVPGPFDCFLTHRGLKTLAVRMERHCDNAEKIVEFLDGHPAVAEVIYPGLAAHPGHEVAKKQMKRFGGIISFRVAAGEQAALDVCAKAQVFTLGESLGGVESLIEHPGRMTHASVAGTELEVPADLVRLSVGIETVEDLIADLERALG, from the coding sequence GTGACTGAGCAGCAGTGGGACTCCGCCGGATTCGAGACCAGGGCCATCCACGCCGGCTACGAGCCGGATGAGATGACCGGGGCGGTCATCCCGCCGATCTACGCGACCAGCACCTACAAGCAGAACGGTGTCGGTGGCATGCGCGGCGGCTACGAGTACAGCCGCTCCGCCAACCCGACTCGTACGGCGCTCGAGGGCGCGCTCGCCGCGGTCGAGCGCGGTGCCCACGGCTTCGCCTTCGCCTCCGGCCTCGCCGCCGAGGACACCATCATCCGGGCGCTCTGCCGCCCCGGCGACCACGTCGTCCTGCCCAACGACGCCTACGGCGGCACCTACCGCCTCTTCGACAAGGTCGCCAAGGTCTGGGGCCTGGACCACACGCCCGCCGTGGTCGCCGACCCCGAGGCCGTGCGCGCGGCGATCGAGCCCGGGCGTACGAAGCTGGTCTGGGTCGAGACGCCCACCAACCCGCTGCTCAACGTCGCCGACATCGAGGCGCTCGCCGCCGTCGCCCACGAGGGCGGCGCCCTCTTGGTCGTCGACAACACCTTCGCCTCGCCCTACCTGCAGCAGCCGCTCACGCTGGGCGCCGACATCGTCGTGCACTCGACGACCAAGTACGTCGGTGGCCACTCCGACGTCGTCGGCGGCGCGGTCGTCGTCAACGACGCCGAGGTCGCCGAGAAGATCGGCTTCCACCAGAACTCCATGGGTGCCGTCCCCGGCCCCTTCGACTGCTTCCTCACCCACCGCGGCCTCAAGACCCTCGCGGTGCGCATGGAGCGCCACTGCGACAACGCCGAGAAGATCGTCGAGTTCCTCGACGGGCACCCCGCCGTCGCCGAGGTCATCTACCCGGGCCTGGCGGCACACCCCGGTCACGAGGTCGCCAAGAAGCAGATGAAGCGCTTCGGCGGGATCATCTCCTTCCGGGTCGCCGCCGGCGAGCAGGCCGCCCTCGACGTCTGCGCCAAGGCGCAGGTCTTCACCCTGGGTGAGTCCTTGGGCGGCGTCGAGTCGCTCATCGAGCACCCCGGTCGGATGACCCACGCCAGCGTCGCCGGCACCGAGCTCGAGGTCCCTGCGGACCTGGTCCGGCTCTCCGTCGGCATCGAGACCGTCGAGGACCTCATCGCCGACCTGGAGCGCGCGCTCGGCTGA
- a CDS encoding AI-2E family transporter yields the protein MTNDEGRERAQPAGQGATHDSAGERLAERLTQQLAQQWAHLRAERRAERHAELAVPPVRPGVSNFSRAQVPWGLDLAAAWSWRFLVIVAAGYVILWTVNRFALVVFPLAIALLLAALVSPLVRAARNVGMPASLGSIFGVTLTFGVVGVLLTFAGQQVASGATELAGEVVKGLEEIRAWLRDGPLHASDSQINDYIGEAQVAITEWSKSDALGQAATLGSAIGNVTAGFFIVLFAMYFFLADGERIWTWIVRLSPRAAREHVDSSGRVAWVSLTQFVRATIIVAFVDSVGIMAVAWWLDVPLVLAIGVLVFLGAFVPMIGATVAGAVAVLVALVDQGPVAALLMLVGVIVVQQVEGNVLQPFLMGRFVSVHPLGVIIAIAMGLILAGIGGALVAVPLAAAINAVVLHLAGRSDPDEIATTDAEEELLEPDEPEHRPDDTSEATS from the coding sequence GTGACCAACGACGAGGGACGCGAGCGGGCGCAGCCCGCTGGACAGGGTGCCACCCACGACAGCGCGGGGGAGCGGCTCGCGGAGCGTCTCACCCAGCAGCTGGCCCAGCAGTGGGCGCACCTGCGGGCCGAGCGCCGGGCCGAGAGGCACGCGGAGCTGGCGGTGCCGCCGGTGCGCCCCGGGGTCTCGAACTTCTCGCGTGCCCAGGTGCCGTGGGGCCTCGACCTCGCCGCGGCCTGGTCGTGGCGCTTCCTGGTCATCGTGGCCGCCGGCTACGTGATCCTGTGGACGGTCAACCGCTTCGCGCTGGTCGTCTTCCCGCTCGCGATCGCGCTGCTGCTGGCCGCCCTGGTCTCCCCGCTCGTACGGGCCGCCCGCAACGTCGGCATGCCCGCCAGCCTCGGCTCGATCTTCGGGGTGACGCTGACCTTCGGTGTCGTGGGTGTCCTGCTCACCTTCGCCGGGCAGCAGGTGGCCAGCGGCGCCACCGAGCTCGCCGGCGAGGTGGTCAAGGGCCTCGAGGAGATCCGTGCCTGGCTGCGCGACGGCCCGCTCCACGCCTCCGACAGCCAGATCAACGACTACATCGGCGAGGCGCAGGTCGCGATCACCGAGTGGTCGAAGTCCGACGCGCTGGGTCAGGCCGCCACCCTGGGCTCCGCGATCGGCAACGTGACGGCCGGCTTCTTCATCGTGCTCTTCGCGATGTACTTCTTCCTCGCCGACGGCGAGCGGATCTGGACCTGGATCGTCCGCCTCTCGCCCCGTGCCGCGCGCGAGCACGTGGACTCCTCGGGCCGCGTCGCCTGGGTCTCGCTGACCCAGTTCGTGAGGGCCACGATCATCGTCGCCTTCGTCGACTCGGTCGGCATCATGGCGGTGGCCTGGTGGCTCGACGTGCCACTGGTCCTGGCGATCGGCGTGCTGGTCTTCCTCGGCGCGTTCGTGCCGATGATCGGTGCCACCGTCGCGGGCGCCGTCGCCGTGCTGGTGGCCCTCGTCGACCAGGGCCCCGTCGCGGCGCTGCTCATGCTGGTCGGCGTGATCGTGGTGCAGCAGGTGGAGGGCAACGTGCTGCAGCCCTTCCTGATGGGCCGCTTCGTCTCTGTGCACCCGCTCGGCGTCATCATCGCGATCGCGATGGGCCTGATCCTGGCCGGGATCGGTGGCGCGCTGGTGGCGGTGCCGCTGGCCGCCGCGATCAACGCGGTCGTGCTGCACCTCGCGGGGCGCTCCGACCCGGACGAGATAGCCACCACCGACGCCGAGGAGGAGCTCCTCGAGCCAGACGAACCCGAGCACCGGCCCGACGACACCAGCGAGGCGACCTCATGA
- the ilvA gene encoding threonine ammonia-lyase → MSQPTLPDIDDVRRAAETLRDVAVRTPMEESRWLSSLAGGPVHLKCENLQRTGSFKARGAYVRIAGLTPEERERGVVAASAGNHAQGVALAAQRLGIAARVYMPEGAPIPKERATKGYGAEVVFHGRHLEDALAEARAYAEETGAVLIHPFDHRPTSAGQGTCGLEILEQVPDVKTVLVPTGGGGLLAGIALAVKALRPDVRVVGVQAAGAAAFPESLASGHPVALQQMQTMADGIAVGLPGEVTFSLVRDLVDDVWTVGEESLSRALLSLVERAKMVVEPAGAAAVAALLDDPRRVETPAVAVLSGGNIDPLLLGKVIRHGLAAAGRYLYLRVCIPDRPGGLARLLAEIGEMGANVLEVTHERISPSLAIDEVEVRVQLETRSAQHAEDVMTRLRERGHRIQE, encoded by the coding sequence ATGAGCCAGCCCACCCTGCCCGACATCGACGACGTACGCCGTGCTGCCGAGACCCTGCGCGACGTCGCGGTCCGCACCCCGATGGAGGAGTCGCGCTGGCTGTCGTCGCTCGCCGGCGGCCCGGTGCACCTCAAGTGCGAGAACCTCCAGCGCACCGGCTCGTTCAAGGCGCGGGGGGCGTACGTCCGCATCGCCGGCCTGACGCCTGAGGAGCGCGAGCGCGGCGTTGTCGCCGCCTCGGCCGGCAACCATGCCCAGGGCGTGGCGCTGGCGGCCCAGCGACTCGGCATCGCCGCGCGGGTCTACATGCCCGAGGGGGCGCCGATCCCGAAGGAGCGGGCGACCAAGGGCTACGGCGCCGAGGTCGTCTTCCACGGGCGGCACCTCGAGGACGCGCTGGCCGAGGCGCGGGCGTACGCCGAGGAGACCGGTGCCGTGCTGATCCACCCCTTCGACCACCGACCGACGTCGGCCGGGCAGGGCACCTGCGGCCTGGAGATCCTCGAGCAGGTGCCCGACGTGAAGACCGTCCTGGTGCCGACCGGTGGGGGCGGGCTGCTCGCCGGTATCGCGCTCGCGGTCAAGGCGCTGCGCCCCGACGTACGCGTCGTCGGCGTCCAGGCTGCCGGGGCCGCGGCCTTCCCGGAGTCGCTGGCGTCGGGCCACCCGGTCGCGCTGCAGCAGATGCAGACGATGGCCGACGGGATCGCGGTCGGGCTGCCCGGCGAGGTGACCTTCTCCCTCGTGCGCGACCTGGTCGACGACGTCTGGACGGTGGGGGAGGAGTCGCTCTCCCGTGCCCTGCTCTCCCTGGTGGAGCGGGCCAAGATGGTCGTGGAGCCCGCCGGGGCGGCGGCCGTGGCGGCGTTGCTGGACGACCCGCGCCGGGTCGAGACGCCGGCGGTGGCCGTGCTCTCCGGCGGCAACATCGACCCCCTGCTGCTGGGCAAGGTGATCCGGCACGGCCTGGCGGCCGCGGGGCGCTACCTCTACCTGCGGGTCTGCATCCCCGACCGGCCCGGTGGCCTGGCCCGGCTCCTCGCCGAGATCGGCGAGATGGGGGCCAACGTGCTCGAGGTGACCCATGAGCGGATCTCGCCCAGCCTGGCGATCGACGAGGTCGAGGTGCGGGTGCAGCTGGAGACGCGCAGCGCCCAGCACGCCGAGGACGTCATGACGCGCCTGCGCGAGCGCGGCCACCGCATCCAGGAATGA
- the greA gene encoding transcription elongation factor GreA, translating to MTQSAGTIWLTQEAYDKLQAELDDLKGPKRQEIIDRISAARDEGDLKENSGYHAARDEQGKQEARIRQLEDMLRRAEVGETPPDDGVVEPGMKVTVKFVDFGDEETFLLGAREIEEEGLSVYSPQSALGEAINGRKVGDKVSYSAPNGKEIHIEITDAVPFTG from the coding sequence ATGACCCAGAGCGCAGGCACCATCTGGTTGACCCAGGAGGCCTACGACAAGCTGCAGGCTGAGCTCGACGACCTCAAGGGCCCCAAGCGCCAGGAGATCATCGACCGCATCAGCGCGGCGCGTGACGAGGGCGACCTCAAGGAGAACAGCGGCTACCACGCCGCTCGCGACGAGCAGGGCAAGCAGGAGGCCCGCATCCGTCAGCTCGAGGACATGCTGCGGCGCGCGGAGGTCGGCGAGACCCCGCCCGACGACGGCGTCGTCGAGCCTGGCATGAAGGTCACCGTGAAGTTCGTCGACTTCGGCGACGAGGAGACCTTCCTGCTGGGCGCGCGAGAGATCGAGGAGGAGGGCCTCTCGGTCTACTCCCCGCAGTCGGCGCTCGGCGAGGCGATCAACGGCCGCAAGGTCGGCGACAAGGTCTCCTACAGCGCGCCGAACGGCAAGGAGATCCACATCGAGATCACCGACGCCGTGCCGTTCACCGGCTGA
- the mca gene encoding mycothiol conjugate amidase Mca, whose protein sequence is MSAGPRAGFRLMHVHAHPDDESSKGAASTAMYVAQGVDVHVVTCTGGERGSILNPKMDRPDIAENITEVRRQEMERARDILGVRQDWLGFVDSGWPEGDPKPPLPEGCFGLMDPVVAAEPLVKLIREFRPHVVTTYDENGGYPHPDHIMCHKVAVEAFHAAGDPERYPGTGEPWQPQKLYYHHSMNRPRTQALHDAMLAHGLESPYAERLQKWTPDPAFDARITTRVECSEWFGVRDQALLAHATQIDPDGFWFWIPRELQQEVWPTEDFELVVSHVPSEVPEDDLFAGLQPDA, encoded by the coding sequence ATGTCCGCAGGTCCCCGCGCTGGCTTCCGCCTCATGCACGTGCACGCCCACCCCGACGACGAGTCGAGCAAGGGGGCTGCCTCCACGGCGATGTACGTCGCCCAGGGGGTCGACGTGCACGTCGTCACCTGCACGGGTGGTGAGCGCGGCTCGATCCTCAACCCCAAGATGGACCGGCCCGACATCGCCGAGAACATCACCGAGGTGCGCCGCCAGGAGATGGAGCGGGCCCGCGACATCCTCGGTGTCCGCCAGGACTGGCTCGGCTTCGTCGATTCCGGCTGGCCCGAGGGCGACCCCAAGCCGCCGCTGCCCGAGGGGTGCTTCGGCCTGATGGACCCGGTCGTCGCGGCGGAGCCGCTGGTCAAGCTGATCCGCGAGTTCCGCCCGCACGTCGTCACGACGTACGACGAGAACGGCGGCTACCCGCACCCCGACCACATCATGTGCCACAAGGTGGCGGTCGAGGCGTTCCACGCCGCGGGTGACCCCGAGCGCTACCCGGGCACCGGGGAGCCGTGGCAGCCGCAGAAGCTCTACTACCACCACAGCATGAACCGCCCGCGCACCCAGGCGCTGCACGACGCGATGCTGGCGCACGGCCTGGAGTCCCCGTACGCGGAGCGGCTGCAGAAGTGGACGCCCGACCCCGCCTTCGACGCCCGCATCACCACCCGGGTCGAGTGCTCCGAGTGGTTCGGCGTGCGCGACCAGGCGCTGCTGGCGCACGCGACGCAGATCGACCCCGACGGCTTCTGGTTCTGGATCCCGCGCGAGCTGCAGCAGGAGGTCTGGCCGACGGAGGACTTCGAGCTCGTCGTGAGCCACGTCCCCAGCGAGGTGCCCGAGGACGACCTCTTCGCCGGCCTCCAGCCGGACGCCTGA
- a CDS encoding GlsB/YeaQ/YmgE family stress response membrane protein, whose product MIWDVIGFLVFGLVVGAVARLIKPGKQDLSWVATLGLGVVGSLVGGLIASLIGSGDIFELNIIGAIIAIVVAVALVGTAEAMTGKRGART is encoded by the coding sequence ATGATCTGGGACGTGATTGGTTTCCTCGTGTTCGGCCTCGTTGTCGGGGCCGTAGCTCGGCTCATCAAGCCGGGCAAGCAAGACCTGAGTTGGGTGGCCACCTTGGGTCTCGGTGTCGTCGGTTCCCTTGTCGGAGGCCTGATCGCCTCGCTCATCGGCAGCGGTGACATCTTCGAGCTCAACATCATCGGCGCGATCATCGCGATCGTCGTCGCGGTCGCCCTGGTGGGTACGGCCGAGGCGATGACCGGCAAGCGCGGCGCCCGCACCTGA
- the trhA gene encoding PAQR family membrane homeostasis protein TrhA, with the protein MNDSLRVRMDHLHDRVEETLAEVKPHLRGWLHAGTAPVALAAGVTLVALSPTTTTRIASSVFALTALLVFTVSAIYHRGTWSPRIQKFLQRFDHSNIFLLIAGTCTPFAVLLLDGSDRWTMLGIVWTGALLGVAMQLWWSNHPRWVSAPIYLALGWAPVFFFGGFIDGAMEYGRAMGIAVMTLVVVGGALYTLGAVVYGTKRPNPSPRWFGFHEVFHTFTILAFVAHYVGVSLATYSAR; encoded by the coding sequence ATGAACGACTCGCTCCGGGTGCGCATGGACCATCTGCACGACCGCGTCGAGGAGACGCTGGCCGAGGTCAAGCCCCACCTGCGCGGCTGGCTGCACGCCGGCACCGCGCCGGTGGCACTGGCCGCCGGCGTCACGCTCGTCGCTCTCTCCCCGACCACCACGACGCGGATCGCCTCGTCAGTCTTCGCGCTGACGGCGCTGCTGGTCTTCACGGTGTCGGCGATCTACCACCGCGGCACGTGGTCGCCGCGGATCCAGAAGTTCCTCCAGCGGTTCGACCACTCGAACATCTTCCTGCTCATCGCCGGCACCTGCACGCCGTTCGCGGTGCTGCTGCTCGACGGCTCCGACCGGTGGACGATGCTCGGCATCGTCTGGACCGGTGCGTTGCTGGGCGTCGCGATGCAGCTGTGGTGGTCGAACCACCCGCGCTGGGTCTCCGCGCCGATCTACCTCGCCCTTGGGTGGGCGCCCGTCTTCTTCTTCGGCGGCTTCATCGACGGCGCCATGGAGTACGGCCGCGCGATGGGCATCGCCGTGATGACCCTGGTGGTCGTCGGCGGTGCGCTCTACACGCTCGGCGCCGTGGTCTACGGCACGAAGCGACCGAACCCGTCGCCGCGCTGGTTCGGCTTCCACGAGGTGTTTCACACCTTCACGATCCTGGCCTTCGTGGCCCACTACGTCGGCGTCTCGCTGGCGACCTACTCCGCCCGCTGA